A section of the Chryseobacterium scophthalmum genome encodes:
- a CDS encoding HPF/RaiA family ribosome-associated protein, whose product MKISVQAIGLTPHEPLESHVDKKVSKLGTFYDKVQECKVFLKVENNADKINKTTELILVVPGDDIVVKKTSSSFEESLDLCVDAAKKLLIKKKELA is encoded by the coding sequence ATGAAGATTTCAGTACAAGCAATCGGCTTAACTCCACACGAACCGCTAGAGTCACATGTAGACAAAAAAGTAAGTAAACTAGGTACATTTTATGACAAGGTTCAGGAATGTAAAGTATTTTTGAAAGTTGAAAATAATGCAGACAAAATAAATAAAACCACCGAATTGATTTTGGTCGTTCCGGGTGATGATATTGTAGTAAAAAAGACATCTTCGAGTTTTGAAGAAAGTTTAGATCTTTGTGTTGATGCGGCTAAGAAACTGTTAATCAAGAAAAAAGAACTAGCGTAA